A DNA window from Paraclostridium bifermentans contains the following coding sequences:
- a CDS encoding PspA/IM30 family protein — protein MGFFKRLKNVVEAKANKAIEKHEDPIEMLDLSITKKEKLLQDAKKQCANFIASVDNIRNEKKSLEEKIEKYEQATKAALLKEDNEKAQGFVKQKLEMQEKLNQTISRIEAQDKKIQEIKFKIEELELEISKMKSKKQELATRLDVAEINNEINETLSGLSDDHGINLDDLEKKVQEKESYGKALETMKTKSEDDMLDEYINDSPVVDSKVEDELERIKREMDK, from the coding sequence ATGGGATTTTTTAAAAGATTAAAAAATGTTGTAGAAGCTAAGGCAAATAAAGCTATAGAAAAGCATGAAGATCCAATAGAAATGTTAGATTTATCAATAACGAAGAAAGAGAAATTACTTCAAGATGCAAAAAAACAATGTGCAAATTTTATAGCATCAGTAGATAATATAAGAAATGAAAAAAAATCATTAGAAGAGAAAATAGAAAAATACGAGCAAGCTACAAAAGCGGCATTGTTAAAAGAAGATAATGAAAAAGCTCAAGGTTTTGTAAAACAAAAACTAGAAATGCAAGAAAAATTAAATCAAACTATATCTAGAATAGAAGCTCAAGATAAGAAAATACAAGAAATAAAATTCAAAATTGAAGAACTAGAGCTTGAAATATCTAAAATGAAGTCTAAAAAACAAGAATTAGCTACTAGACTTGATGTGGCAGAAATAAACAATGAGATCAATGAAACTTTATCGGGATTAAGTGATGATCATGGTATAAACTTAGATGATCTTGAAAAGAAAGTTCAAGAAAAAGAAAGTTATGGCAAAGCTTTAGAAACTATGAAGACAAAGAGCGAAGATGATATGCTTGACGAGTATATAAATGATTCACCAGTGGTTGATTCTAAAGTTGAAGATGAACTAGAGAGAATAAAAAGAGAAATGGATAAATAG
- a CDS encoding RelA/SpoT domain-containing protein, whose translation MLRKDEFLEKYQITDKELIKNSIDWNEIEYIYEDFMMHRKSYETQAELIATILRSHPKVHSVKTRVKDPEHLIEKIIRKIEDRRSKYGSDFNFTVNNYKNEITDLLGIRVIHIFKEDWEEIHSFITRMWKVLEIVSNVREGDNTKKFEELGIEVCSRLSGYRSVHYIIESYPTTQKIIAEIQVRTIFEEGYGEIDHQLRYSHKQIPDVLAQNLMLLNRIAGSSDEMASLINVLNKSIEDVKVEYEEKLKKKDKEIENLKKIISKK comes from the coding sequence ATGTTAAGAAAAGATGAATTCCTGGAGAAATATCAAATAACAGATAAAGAGTTAATAAAAAATAGTATAGATTGGAATGAAATTGAGTATATTTATGAAGACTTTATGATGCATAGAAAAAGTTATGAAACACAAGCGGAGTTAATAGCTACTATATTAAGAAGTCATCCGAAAGTTCACTCAGTAAAGACTAGAGTTAAGGATCCTGAACATTTAATTGAAAAAATAATAAGAAAAATAGAAGATAGAAGATCAAAATATGGAAGTGATTTTAATTTTACTGTAAATAATTATAAAAATGAAATAACTGATTTATTGGGAATAAGAGTAATACATATATTTAAAGAAGATTGGGAAGAAATACATAGTTTTATTACTAGGATGTGGAAAGTGTTAGAAATTGTTTCTAATGTTAGAGAAGGTGATAACACAAAAAAATTCGAAGAACTAGGAATTGAAGTATGTTCAAGATTATCAGGGTATAGATCAGTACATTATATAATAGAGTCGTACCCAACAACACAGAAAATAATTGCAGAAATACAGGTAAGAACTATTTTTGAAGAAGGGTATGGGGAAATAGATCATCAACTTAGATACTCTCACAAACAGATTCCCGATGTCCTAGCACAAAACTTGATGTTATTGAATAGAATAGCAGGTAGTTCAGATGAAATGGCATCATTGATTAATGTATTAAATAAAAGTATAGAAGATGTAAAAGTAGAATATGAAGAGAAGTTAAAGAAAAAAGATAAAGAAATAGAAAATTTAAAAAAAATAATAAGTAAAAAATAA